Genomic segment of Euleptes europaea isolate rEulEur1 chromosome 6, rEulEur1.hap1, whole genome shotgun sequence:
AGCGCAGATAGTCAAGAGAACCTCCTGGGTTGGATCCTTCTAGCTTTTCTGATCAGTATCACTCATTTCTCCTCCTCAGAGCAGCTCTATTACTGTGTGAATTTTCTCTACATGGGATTCACAATCCCTGGCCTAGGCTTTTTGGGTGTTTAATAGGGGCCCTCCTCTTGCTTTCACCTGCAATCTGAAGTAACGcagcccattctaccacctcattccacTGTGTAGACCAGGTCTAAATCCTGGTTCAATCCTGGTTAAAGGTCCTGATTACTAGAAGGAAAAAAGACCAATGCTCAAATTGTTAAGGCACCTGCATTCCAATGTCATGACAAATTATGAGGGGAAGAGTGAAAGATTCTGTGATTCTGAATGAACCAGGCACACTTCATTACACTTGTAATgaaatacacttttaaaaaatgatatctGAACTCAGCAGTAGAGTACAGTGTTCGCTTATGATTATCTCTGTTTGAGATACTGACAAGTTGGAAAGGAGCCAGAGGAACCTGCAAGCATGAGGAAAGATCTACAAAACAAGTGTGGATAAATGGCTAGCGTTCGATTTGGATACACGGAACTGAGGTTCAAATCTAACTATGAAACTCACTGGGGTGCCTGTGGACATCTCTGTTTCTCAGCGTATCCTacattcacagggttgttgtgacattAAAATGCTCTTAGAGGATGGTGAAGCTACATATTCCTCTTTaagtggaggaaaggcaggatatggtTTAATAgactaaattaataaaatatgccCTAAATAAACCAAGTAAGGACATGAAATTCTAGAAGAAAATATCTACTCTTTGAAGGAATATGGTCACACTATACAAATATTTATAAAAGTCTCAGAAAGCAAATGGGGTGGAGCAATAGTTCATTCTTTCCATTGAGGACAGGACACCAAGAAGCAATGGTGTTAAAAACCAGTTTCTGAttcccatttcacagatgaaTAGGCTACCAAAGAAAGTTGTGAAATCTACTTACTGGAAAAATTCAAGGCAAGATGGCCAGGCATGTGCCAGGGATATCTTTATTAGAACGTATCTTTTTCTCAGGATAGAGGGGCGAATGAGATGACCTGTCTTTCCCCCCTCATTCCTCCATtatcctcccacccccagcacacAGAGTTTGTTTCAGAGGGGTAAAGAAGCTAATTCCCTTTGCCCCACAGTTGACATTATAAGCAATATGCTGTGGCATAGATAGGGTTTTGAATTATATTAAAGGGTATATGATTATGGTACAGGTGAGATTCAGCCTACCTACCTGGTACTGATACAGCTCCTGCAACTGGGCATCAATCCATTCCTCCAGGTCTCTCCACCTCTGAAGATCTTTACGATTATACTTGGTTGTTAATTTGGCCAACTTTCTGTGGCATGGTTCTTCCTCAAGCTTCTCTGGAGTGCTGAAAGTCACCCGAGGGAGGGCAGCTGACCCCTGGGCGAGGCTCACTAATCTTTCCACTTCCTCTGTAGTCTCTGGTGACAGTGCTCTCTCTTCCAACAtgtttcttttcccctccttcctcaaAAAATTGCCATTGATTCTTTCCGGTCACAGAACAAGCTTCCTATGACACCCCTAAGCAGGTCACTagatgggagagagagagaaaagtagcAGGAGGAGCAATCAATCAGCTGCTCTAGGaaaaagcttcttcagttacACTGTTAGTGACACTGACAAAAGCAGTGTGGGAGGGAGAGTAGTTGTAATAACATCTGTTCTTAGAAGAGGCTGAGCACATCATAGAATTGGCAGGCAAAGTCCATGAAAGTTTTATGCAATCTACTTCCTGAAAAGAATAGGCCAAGTGAAGATTattgagagagagggaaaggaaagTGGGCACTATTCAATTTCTATTTTTTCTAAATATATGGACATGTACCTCAGGTGCATTTAAGATCTGGGCTTTAGAGTATGGTATTTTTATATTCTAACCTGTAGGAACCTATTATATCTAATCTGAATTTACAAAACTAACGGCAGGTGATAAAATTCAGAAACATTTAGAACTGGCCATTGTTCTGGCATGTAGCTGTGTGCTTTAGCG
This window contains:
- the PPP1R14D gene encoding protein phosphatase 1 regulatory subunit 14D, which produces MLEERALSPETTEEVERLVSLAQGSAALPRVTFSTPEKLEEEPCHRKLAKLTTKYNRKDLQRWRDLEEWIDAQLQELYQYQLQEETEATAAPEPEIDIEDLLEVSNEEQKSRLQEILHQCSRPTEDFVAELLDRLRGLRKIANPQRK